The window TGAGGGTAATAATTTGAAGAATCAGCTACAGACTTTGCTTGCCAGGGCAGGACATGAAGCACCCACATACAAGACAAAagaactgaaaaataaccaGTTCCGTTCCACTGTGATCTTTAATGGGTTGAATTTTGTGGGGAAACCTTGCACTAGTAAGAAACTTGCAGAGAAGGATGCCGCTGGTGAGGCTCTACTGTGGTTGAGTGGTGAGAGCCCTTCAGTTTCTACAGATATTGACCACATGTCTATGCTTCTAAAGAAGAGCAAAAAGAAAGATCAGAGAAGAACCTCAATTCGTGGTGCTAAGTGGGGTTAAAATGATCATAGAGAACAGTTATTGTTATTTTCCCAAATGAAAGATTTGGTGGAATGGAGTTCAAATCTTTCCGGACTTGGAGTTGCAACTAGACTGGAGCATACTtttcaaaagatctaaaacaggtGCGGACCTTAGTGAACCCTCCAGACAGTTTAAAGTAGAAGTGAAGCTGCAGTTCATAAATTCTATGACAGTTATTGACCGTGTTGAATCCTTAATTTTGGAATGGGGGGATAACATTGTTCAGAGGCCAAAGTGGAGATTCTACCGCCACTCAGatgaagaaaattatatttaagttttacaCAAAGATGCTGCATGTCTCAGCTCGGAGGCAAGTCACGGCTGCATAAGTATACGTCAACTTTTGTAACATAGGCAGTTTCAGTAGAGTCATGAATTTAGCCAaaggtaaaaatataaacattcTTGGCAGAGGAAGAGTTAGCAAGTTAGAAAAAGTTTCTTAAAGCAAAAATGTACATGTTAGATCAATCTGtgcaattcattttttgtaaatTGCTTATGTAAAACCTGAGAAGTCTGTTGGATGAAAGCCTTTGACTCCTGCTGGAACTGGAAAGTGTGGCTCAACTTTCGGAAGTTGGAccaagtatttatttattagatgCTAAACTTCCTTTGACCAGGCTCTTAACGccttattaaaattttacacaGAATTACTTTGTAGCCCAATGTTATTCATGAAAAGatgaaatcaaagaaatatCACTttatcaaaatctttttttttttttttttaaaaagataattacaacatgctgttAATTCCGCAGTTTGAACCATTTCTCCTCTAGACCCCctagcactttgtgcatggccTTTGGCTATCAAAATCTTACATTTATGTTTGTGTGTTCGGTTTAGAACAAAAAGGCTGAAAGAAAGCTTTGATTTGTGCTTGTGATTTTCTCCATGGTCTTGTAGTTGTATTGGCAATCAATTGATTCTCCATCATTAAGTTTTCAGTCTAGATAATTTTTGTGCAAATGAAGGATGAAGGGAATAAAAATGGAGTGAAGACGgcactaaaatttttaaattatgtaacCGTGGGATATGTACAAAAACAAACTAGGCTATCGAAAAGTTCATCCTTTTCAACCAACAAAATGTAAGGTAAACACATTAGGAGAGACACCCAtaaaattatttagaaaaataagatgatttttccccctctttttgggtaagtaataagaagatgaaattaaaacttgttttgagggttttttttttttttttttaatagaaaacacacaaatttcattaataattaaAAGTAGAAGGTACATCATGGAAAAGAGTTTGTTAAAGAAAACAGGGACtctcttcaatccaaacagaaAAATCAAAGATGCCTAAAGCATGTTTAGCTAATTGGTGAGCAGACATATTGCCATTCCCACGAACAcgagaaaataaaacatttcaaAACTCAAAGGAAGTAGCCTACATCCCATAAATCAGAGCAGCAATTGTTGAAGTAGCATGAGAATTTCCACTAAGAGCATGAACAATATTAAGTGAATCTCCTTCTAGAACAAAGTCCTGAATACCCAGACCCTTAGCAaattccaagccaaattcaaagGCCTTTGCCTCAACTTCAATAGCTTCCAGAGGACACCGAAATTTCTTGCTAAGACCTGCAATAAAAGTTCCCACATGGCCTCAAATTACAACCCCCACTTCAACTTCtttttgttcattaaaaaaagctCCATCTACGTTAATcttataaaaaggaaaagacgaAGGCTCccattttgaaaccaaaacTTGAGAAAGCTTCATTGGGACTTCCACAACCGCCCAATACTCCTCTAGGTAGTGAGTACACCATAGAATTAGTTGCTTCCCATTCTTCCTAAAACCACCATGACAAACTTCTTTCCTATTTAACCAAAGTGTCCATAAAATTGTGATTACAACAGTCTAATCTTCACACAACCAATCTGCTTTCTTCAAGATAAACCATAGGAAATCCATAATACACCTAAAATGTATTAATTTACGTGTAAACTGTTTTTGTGGTGTCGTATGTTTGTGATTGGAACACTATCTCTAGTACTCCACTTTCCCACTATCTATCTAAAAGAAAATTGCTAAAGAGAAATCTATTGTGTCCTCCCAAACAAATCTAATTAGGCTAAAACGTATTTGATTGgaattcatttcaattttctaattttattttcattcaattgagtcctccaaatttcaattttattcaattctgaaattttgttcaatttcaCTAAAAAGTTTATGTTAAGTATGtaattaactaatgaaaaaaaaaaatcatataaaaatctataaatttttttcaagtgaaaaaaatatttttaatggcaATATTTTAacgaaatttgacaaaattattgaatagaataaatttaaaataataatttttttttgttcaagaaACCTTTATAGAAAAAGCCAGCAATTACAACAAAAACACAGAGTTGGGCTAACGggccaaacccaaaaaaaccgGAAACGCTGTCGTTTGGGGCGTATTTGAAGTAGGTCAGTTTCTCACTCGCTCAGATTTCTAATTCCTTCCTGTACTGAAACCCTCCAGAACACTCTCCCGCTTCCCTCTTTCGAAGTCTCAAAaaccctctctcactctctctctctcttaggtTTTCATTTCTCACTCTCAACTTCCACATTTCATACActctcacacactctctctctctctctctagggttagggtttttgcAACAATGGCATCACCAGCAACAGTCGCTCTCCCACGATCCGGCTCCAAGACGGAGTCCTACGTGGACAACAAGCGCAAAGAAGACGTCAGGCAGTCCAACATCCTGTCCGCCCGCACCGTCGCCGACACCGTCCGCACCAGCCTCGGCCCGCGCGGCATGGACAAGATGATCTCCACCTCCTCCGGCGACGTCATCATCACCAACGACGGCGCCACCATCCTCAACAAGATGGAGGTCCTCCAGCCCGCCGCCAAGATGCTCGTCGAGCTCTCCAAGTCCCAAGACTCCGCCGCCGGTGACGGCACCACCACCGTCGTCGTTATCGCCGGCGCTCTCCTCCGTCAGTGCCTCTCTCTGCTCTCCCACGGTATTCACCCTACGGTTATCTCCGATTCTCTACATAAGGCCGCTCTCAAAGCCGTCGATGTCCTCACCGCCATGGCTGTCCCTGTCGAGCTCTCCGATCGCGAGTCTCTCATCAAGTCCGCTTCCACTTCTCTCAACAGCAAGGTCGTTAGTCAGTACTCCAGTCTCCTCGCTCCGCTCGCTGTTGATTCCGTCCTCTCTGTTGTCGATCCCGCGAAACCTGATATCGTCGATCTCCGAGATATCAAGATCGTGAAGAAGCTCGGGGGTACCGTGGACGATACCGAGCTTGTGAAAGGCCTTGTTTTCGACAAGAAAGTGAGTCACGCTTCCGGTGGACTCACTCGTATGGAGAATGCGAAAATCGCCGTCATTCAGTTCCAGATTTCGCCGCCAAAAACCGATATCGAACAGAGTATTGTGGTTTCGGATTATGCGCAAATGGATAGGATATTGAAAGAAGAGAGGCAATACATTTTGGGAATGATTAAGAAGATTAAGGCCACTGGCTGCAATGTCTTGTTGATTCAGAAGAGCATTTTGCGTGACGCGGTGACCGACTTGTCATTACATTACCTCGCGAAAGCGAAGATTCTTGTGGTGAAGGATGTGGAGCGTGACGAGATTGAGTTCATCACCAAGACTTTGAATTGTTTGCCCATTGCGAATATCGAGCATTTTCGGGCTGAGAAGTTGGGCTATGCTGATCTTGTGGAGGAGCTTCCTGTTGGGGATGGAAAGATTGTGAAGATTACTGGGATTAAGGATATGGGTCGGACTACAACTGTTTTGGTTCGAGGCTCGAACCAGCTGGTGCTTGATGAGGCCGAGAGGAGTTTGCACGATGCTCTGTGTGTGGTTAGGTGTTTGGTTAGCAAGAGGTTTTTGATTGC of the Quercus robur chromosome 10, dhQueRobu3.1, whole genome shotgun sequence genome contains:
- the LOC126701391 gene encoding T-complex protein 1 subunit delta, whose protein sequence is MASPATVALPRSGSKTESYVDNKRKEDVRQSNILSARTVADTVRTSLGPRGMDKMISTSSGDVIITNDGATILNKMEVLQPAAKMLVELSKSQDSAAGDGTTTVVVIAGALLRQCLSLLSHGIHPTVISDSLHKAALKAVDVLTAMAVPVELSDRESLIKSASTSLNSKVVSQYSSLLAPLAVDSVLSVVDPAKPDIVDLRDIKIVKKLGGTVDDTELVKGLVFDKKVSHASGGLTRMENAKIAVIQFQISPPKTDIEQSIVVSDYAQMDRILKEERQYILGMIKKIKATGCNVLLIQKSILRDAVTDLSLHYLAKAKILVVKDVERDEIEFITKTLNCLPIANIEHFRAEKLGYADLVEELPVGDGKIVKITGIKDMGRTTTVLVRGSNQLVLDEAERSLHDALCVVRCLVSKRFLIAGGGAPEIELSRQLGAWAKVLHGMEGYCVKSFAEALEVIPYTLAENAGLNPIAIVTELRNRHAQGEINAGINVRKGQITNILEENVVQPLLVSTSAITLATECVRMILKIDDIVTVR